A stretch of Dyadobacter subterraneus DNA encodes these proteins:
- a CDS encoding sugar transferase — MRNHYSGLLTKIHLWADVFFFNLSFLLAYAFRFDDALNFPESQYMNLMLLANLVWILTIHVFKTYAFTRLSYHFYTQLGNFIKAVLVHAAIMTTYLYLSKKGEDFSRIQFLASYVMFVSLSSIAKALSVTALKTYRKAGYNYNKYAIVGKGDLASLIREFYGERKELGYRYFGMIDINDHKGEVSYIETLIKDKKLDYLYCCLSEMNDDQVREVIKIGERQKTQIRLVPDFRGFMTNMATIEYHDMYPIIQVNTKPFSSFNEQTVKRVFDLLFSTTVMILGAPIFFFVWIAIKISSPGPVFFKQKRSGQWGEIFEIYKFRSMHVDAHKMGLQHSQGDNDPRITPIGRILRKSRLDELPQFLNVIKGEMSVVGPRPLYKYDVDMLMEAAPHDFQRLLTVKPGITSIGQINVGYADTVAKNVERLRYDLQYLKSYSLLNDLQLIFRTVQVMVLGRGQ; from the coding sequence ATGAGGAATCACTATTCTGGTCTCCTGACCAAAATTCATCTGTGGGCAGATGTATTTTTTTTCAACCTTTCGTTTTTACTTGCCTACGCTTTCAGGTTTGATGACGCACTGAACTTCCCAGAGAGTCAGTATATGAACCTGATGTTGTTAGCAAATTTGGTTTGGATCCTGACTATTCATGTTTTTAAAACTTATGCCTTCACCAGGCTTTCCTATCATTTTTACACGCAATTAGGGAACTTTATAAAAGCTGTGCTGGTCCATGCCGCAATAATGACTACCTATCTTTATCTTAGTAAAAAAGGAGAGGATTTTTCCCGTATTCAGTTTCTTGCCAGTTATGTAATGTTTGTGTCGCTATCCAGCATTGCAAAGGCGTTGTCTGTTACAGCACTAAAAACGTACAGGAAAGCGGGCTATAATTATAATAAATATGCCATTGTGGGTAAGGGTGATCTTGCATCGCTTATTCGTGAATTTTATGGTGAGCGCAAAGAGCTTGGTTATCGTTATTTTGGGATGATTGATATTAATGATCATAAAGGTGAGGTTAGTTACATAGAAACGCTGATAAAAGACAAAAAACTGGATTATCTATACTGCTGCCTTTCGGAGATGAATGACGACCAGGTAAGGGAAGTCATAAAGATTGGCGAACGCCAAAAAACACAAATCCGGCTTGTTCCCGACTTCAGAGGTTTTATGACTAACATGGCCACAATCGAATATCATGACATGTATCCGATCATTCAGGTCAATACAAAGCCATTCTCAAGCTTTAATGAACAAACGGTCAAACGTGTATTTGATTTATTATTCTCTACCACGGTCATGATACTTGGGGCACCAATATTTTTCTTTGTGTGGATCGCTATAAAAATTAGCTCACCAGGTCCTGTATTTTTCAAGCAAAAACGTTCTGGTCAATGGGGAGAAATTTTTGAAATATACAAGTTCCGCAGTATGCATGTAGATGCACACAAGATGGGCCTTCAGCATTCTCAGGGTGACAATGACCCAAGAATTACACCAATAGGACGAATTCTTAGAAAGTCCCGTCTGGATGAACTGCCTCAATTTTTAAATGTGATCAAGGGAGAAATGTCAGTAGTAGGCCCCAGACCACTATACAAATATGATGTAGATATGTTAATGGAGGCTGCGCCGCATGACTTTCAACGACTCCTTACCGTAAAGCCAGGCATTACTTCGATTGGACAGATTAATGTGGGATATGCAGATACTGTCGCTAAAAATGTGGAACGCCTTCGGTATGACCTTCAGTATCTAAAGTCTTACAGCCTGCTAAACGATTTACAACTTATTTTCCGTACTGTACAGGTTATGGTTCTTGGGAGAGGTCAATGA
- a CDS encoding DUF1800 domain-containing protein, with translation MALLDTYFAPLTEKTAAHLLRRATFGPTRQEILDITGMTATQAVDLLVSNASFRASPPPPVELDETLPDAGQPFLSKPFESGKNPSRYNYIQYWWIGLMTEQFNRPSVLEKLTAFWQNHFVVTMAVVGDYRFMDQYLRFLRSNALGNFRNLVTGITKDPGMLIFQNGNENNKELPNENYGRELQELFTVGQKDFYGTYNYTEQDVKAAAEVLTGWQATNRAKEGSTSFGTIFNPDRHNSGNKVFSSKYNNTTITGRTGTEAGEAELSSLVSMLLSHPETPKFICRKLYRWYVNPEVTQEVEDQVIIPLANLFSSTANNFNITPVLKKLLTSNIFFDNATIGAIIKSPAELMIGTIRLFNQPVPDVTTEFVAFRKMINFLSYSMNNLQLNFLNQPSVFGSLPYFQTGYSKNWINGTTLGVRGSTTDVIVNQSLEVKPGYKLGIDILAILSAIQPNFADVTGTPAITCEQVLEEFSKNLYATDLLQTQKDFLIDKIMMMNSSPRTTWIREWDAYRAATADAAKQGTILWRCRAMLRQMLRMAEYQIF, from the coding sequence ATGGCCTTATTAGACACTTATTTTGCCCCATTAACGGAAAAAACAGCGGCACATTTGCTAAGAAGGGCCACGTTTGGTCCTACACGCCAGGAGATTTTAGATATAACAGGGATGACTGCTACACAAGCAGTTGACTTATTAGTGAGTAATGCAAGCTTTCGCGCTTCTCCACCGCCTCCGGTTGAATTGGACGAAACTCTCCCGGATGCGGGTCAGCCATTTTTAAGTAAGCCATTTGAAAGCGGTAAAAATCCATCGCGCTATAATTATATTCAATATTGGTGGATAGGATTAATGACTGAACAATTCAACCGACCCTCTGTGTTGGAGAAGCTCACGGCATTTTGGCAGAATCATTTTGTAGTCACCATGGCTGTGGTGGGAGATTACCGATTTATGGACCAATATCTGCGGTTCCTAAGAAGCAACGCACTGGGTAATTTTCGCAACCTAGTAACTGGGATAACAAAGGATCCCGGAATGTTGATCTTTCAGAATGGAAACGAAAATAACAAAGAGCTTCCGAACGAAAATTATGGCCGGGAATTACAGGAGCTTTTTACTGTTGGACAAAAGGACTTTTACGGGACTTATAATTACACCGAACAGGATGTAAAGGCGGCTGCGGAAGTCCTCACCGGCTGGCAGGCAACCAACAGGGCAAAAGAAGGATCAACTTCGTTCGGTACAATCTTTAATCCGGACCGGCACAATTCCGGCAATAAAGTCTTTTCATCCAAATATAACAATACTACTATTACAGGACGTACGGGTACGGAGGCAGGAGAGGCGGAATTAAGTAGTCTCGTGAGTATGCTTTTGTCTCATCCAGAGACACCAAAATTTATCTGCCGAAAGCTGTATCGCTGGTACGTTAATCCGGAGGTTACCCAAGAAGTAGAGGATCAGGTTATCATCCCACTGGCGAACCTTTTTTCCAGTACGGCTAATAATTTCAACATTACTCCGGTGCTTAAAAAACTGCTGACCAGTAACATTTTTTTTGATAATGCCACTATTGGTGCGATCATCAAATCGCCTGCTGAACTGATGATCGGGACGATCAGGCTCTTTAACCAGCCTGTGCCGGATGTTACCACGGAGTTTGTTGCTTTTCGCAAAATGATTAACTTCCTAAGTTACAGCATGAACAATCTGCAGCTCAATTTTCTGAACCAGCCTTCGGTTTTCGGATCGCTGCCCTACTTTCAGACAGGTTATTCCAAAAACTGGATCAATGGCACTACGTTGGGCGTACGAGGTTCAACAACGGATGTAATTGTCAATCAATCTCTGGAAGTTAAACCTGGTTATAAACTGGGAATAGATATATTAGCGATCCTCTCGGCTATCCAGCCCAATTTTGCGGACGTTACCGGAACGCCGGCCATTACATGTGAACAGGTTCTGGAAGAATTTTCAAAAAATTTGTATGCAACTGATTTGCTCCAAACGCAAAAGGACTTTCTGATCGACAAAATCATGATGATGAACAGCAGCCCCAGAACGACCTGGATACGGGAGTGGGATGCGTATCGTGCAGCTACTGCCGATGCGGCTAAACAAGGTACCATCCTTTGGCGCTGTCGGGCCATGTTACGGCAAATGTTGAGAATGGCTGAATACCAGATTTTTTAA